The following coding sequences lie in one Ostrea edulis chromosome 8, xbOstEdul1.1, whole genome shotgun sequence genomic window:
- the LOC125661369 gene encoding uncharacterized protein LOC125661369: MKTRKILPTVGNIVDLTIPEEYKDLDMTEEENDDLASYLITTYKSLQRIDSLSADRVGQVVLFVAERVKESERQGAAPEKRKTRTGKRKMDEEKTQRKKRKLEETGSKEFTCTYCFAYTTKRRDRIKRHMDKCPAGPKDAKEREAHTRRSIESLVQAHEDFNFLNPYLH; this comes from the exons ATGAAGACAAGAAAAATTCTGCCCACTGTTGGGAATATTGTAGATTTAACAATTCCAGAGGAATATAAAGATTTGGATATGACCGAGGAAGAAAATGATGATTTGGCGTCGTATCTCATAACAACATATAAGAGTTTACAAAGAATAGACAGTTTAAGCGCGGACAGGGTGGGACAAGTGGTACTATTCGTAGCAGAGCGTGTTAAGGAGTCCGAGAGACAGGGAGCAGCACCCGAAAAAAGAAAGACCAGGACAGGGAAACGCAAAATGGACGAAGAAAAGAcacaaagaaaaaagagaaaattagagGAGACCGGATCCAAAGAATTCACCTGCACATACTGTTTTGC CTATACAACCAAACGACGTGACAGGATAAAGAGGCACATGGATAAATGCCCGGCGGGTCCGAAGGATGCAAAGGAGAGGGAGGCCCACACAAGAAGATCAATTGAGAGCTTAGTTCAAGCTCATGAGgactttaattttttaaatccatATCTTCATTAA